From endosymbiont of Galathealinum brachiosum, one genomic window encodes:
- a CDS encoding pteridine reductase has translation MQNNSVPRTVLITGAAARIGAEIARTLHAAGLNIVIHYRSSADSATHLANSLNKLRTDSASILQADLLQIDTLDALVKSAASIWGGLDVLVNNASSFYPTPVGKITEANWDDLMGSNLKAPIFLSQSATPYLKQNNGCIINIVDIHAFRPMKEHPVYCAAKAGLAMITQSLAKELGPEIRVNGVAPGAIMWPSTELDPEVQASILERTALKRQGCPEDIAKAVRFLVMNGEYITGQVIPVDGGRSLNI, from the coding sequence ATGCAAAATAATTCAGTTCCCAGAACAGTACTCATTACCGGTGCTGCTGCACGAATCGGTGCGGAAATCGCTCGCACACTCCATGCAGCTGGCTTAAATATTGTGATCCATTATCGCTCATCAGCTGATAGCGCCACACACCTTGCAAATTCATTAAATAAGCTGCGTACTGACTCAGCCAGTATATTGCAGGCAGATTTACTTCAAATTGATACTCTCGATGCTTTAGTAAAAAGCGCCGCATCTATTTGGGGTGGACTTGATGTTCTAGTGAACAACGCATCAAGCTTCTATCCAACTCCCGTCGGTAAAATAACAGAAGCAAACTGGGATGATTTAATGGGCAGCAATCTAAAAGCCCCCATATTCCTATCTCAGTCAGCTACACCCTATTTAAAACAAAATAACGGCTGCATCATTAATATTGTAGATATACATGCGTTTCGCCCAATGAAAGAACACCCCGTTTACTGTGCTGCTAAAGCGGGTCTAGCTATGATCACTCAATCACTTGCTAAAGAACTTGGACCAGAAATACGTGTGAACGGCGTCGCACCAGGTGCAATTATGTGGCCCAGCACTGAACTAGACCCTGAGGTTCAGGCATCTATTCTTGAGCGCACAGCACTAAAACGACAGGGCTGCCCGGAAGATATTGCAAAAGCTGTGAGATTTTTAGTAATGAATGGGGAGTACATTACCGGGCAGGTAATTCCAGTTGATGGTGGACGGAGCTTGAACATTTAG
- a CDS encoding SAM-dependent methyltransferase: MSTVLGTELFCMIECHLLFSNIVTLMQTLDLPEPTDDEIEQSRKLNEIIKQSVADAGGWIDFDQYMQLALYAPGLGYYSGGVQKFGEQGDFITSPEVSPLFAQTLANPVSMVLEKMTDAKIIEFGAGSGKLAADILLALQKKNELPEEYLIIELSAELQQRQKETIQQIVPDLYSRVSWLSFLPEKPVNAVVIANEVLDAMPVKRFSIKDKTVQLLGVDVFQQELRLSYKDAGKKITDSIDLLNIESPGHTYTSEINLNIEPWIKSISQCINRGAVYLIDYGYPRSEYYSEERHMGTFMGYYRHRSIDEPLWYPGLQDLTAFVDFTSVAEAAIENDFDVDGFTSQGNFLINAGLANIVEKTRADSEIKKLQIVQQMKTLSLPGEMGERFKVIGLSKGLEENIPGFEVRDFRYRL; the protein is encoded by the coding sequence ATGAGTACTGTTCTGGGAACTGAATTATTTTGCATGATAGAATGCCATTTATTATTTTCAAATATTGTAACATTAATGCAGACACTAGATTTACCTGAACCGACTGATGATGAAATTGAGCAAAGTCGGAAATTGAATGAAATTATTAAACAGTCAGTAGCTGATGCGGGCGGGTGGATTGATTTTGATCAGTATATGCAGTTGGCCCTGTATGCACCTGGATTAGGTTATTACAGTGGTGGGGTGCAAAAGTTTGGTGAGCAGGGTGATTTTATAACATCACCTGAAGTCAGTCCGCTATTTGCTCAAACTCTTGCGAATCCAGTTTCAATGGTTCTGGAAAAAATGACAGATGCTAAAATAATTGAATTTGGTGCCGGCTCTGGTAAGTTGGCAGCAGATATATTGTTGGCATTACAGAAGAAGAATGAATTACCGGAAGAATATTTAATCATAGAATTAAGTGCAGAATTACAGCAAAGGCAGAAAGAGACAATTCAGCAGATAGTGCCTGACTTGTATAGCCGGGTAAGCTGGTTATCATTTTTACCGGAGAAACCGGTTAATGCAGTAGTGATTGCTAATGAAGTATTAGATGCAATGCCGGTGAAGCGCTTTTCAATAAAAGACAAAACAGTACAGTTGTTAGGGGTTGACGTATTTCAGCAGGAACTTCGATTAAGTTATAAAGATGCGGGTAAAAAAATAACAGATAGTATTGATTTATTAAACATTGAGAGTCCAGGTCATACCTATACCAGTGAAATAAATTTAAATATAGAACCCTGGATAAAATCAATTTCACAGTGCATTAATAGAGGTGCTGTATATTTAATTGATTACGGTTATCCGCGCAGTGAATATTATTCAGAAGAACGTCATATGGGTACATTTATGGGTTACTATCGTCACCGCTCTATAGATGAGCCATTATGGTATCCAGGTTTGCAGGATTTAACCGCATTTGTTGATTTTACCTCTGTTGCAGAAGCCGCTATTGAAAATGATTTTGATGTGGATGGTTTTACATCTCAGGGTAATTTTTTAATTAATGCCGGTTTAGCAAATATTGTAGAAAAAACTAGAGCAGATAGTGAAATAAAAAAATTACAAATTGTGCAGCAAATGAAAACATTAAGTTTGCCTGGTGAAATGGGTGAGCGTTTTAAAGTGATTGGATTATCGAAAGGGTTAGAAGAAAATATCCCCGGTTTTGAAGTGCGTGATTTTCGTTACAGATTGTAA
- a CDS encoding undecaprenyl-diphosphatase, producing MDFLQILVLALVQGLTEFLPVSSSAHLILVPILTGWEDQGLAFDVAVHVGTLAAVVLYFRNEIGRMTVSWGASVIGKGFDQDAKLAWAVLFGTIPVGLAGLFFKDFIELHLRAPEVLATSTLVFALLLWWADAKGRETRDEYSLRWIDILFIGLAQALALIPGTSRSGATMTAALFLGLSRKASARFSFLLSIPVIVLAGGLKTLDYLKEATIDDMQPLMLGALLSGVSAYFCIHYFLKLLEKMGMLPFVIYRIVLAIFLFVMFADV from the coding sequence ATGGATTTTTTACAAATACTTGTTTTGGCGTTAGTGCAGGGTTTAACAGAATTTTTGCCAGTTTCCAGTTCGGCGCATCTTATACTCGTGCCAATTTTAACAGGATGGGAGGACCAGGGGTTAGCATTTGATGTTGCGGTGCATGTGGGAACACTTGCAGCAGTGGTTTTATATTTTAGAAATGAAATTGGAAGAATGACTGTCTCATGGGGAGCATCAGTTATTGGTAAAGGGTTTGATCAGGATGCAAAGTTGGCCTGGGCTGTGCTATTTGGAACGATACCTGTAGGGCTTGCTGGTTTGTTCTTTAAAGATTTTATTGAATTACACTTACGTGCCCCGGAGGTGCTGGCAACTTCAACGTTGGTGTTTGCACTGTTATTATGGTGGGCTGATGCCAAAGGACGAGAAACTCGTGATGAGTATTCTTTACGCTGGATTGATATTTTATTTATTGGTCTGGCTCAGGCTTTAGCTTTAATTCCCGGGACATCGCGTTCAGGCGCGACGATGACCGCAGCATTGTTTTTAGGCTTAAGTCGTAAAGCGTCAGCACGGTTTTCATTTTTATTATCTATTCCTGTTATTGTTTTAGCTGGTGGTTTAAAAACACTGGATTATCTAAAAGAAGCAACTATAGATGATATGCAGCCCTTAATGCTGGGTGCATTATTATCAGGTGTAAGTGCGTATTTTTGTATACATTATTTTCTTAAACTACTAGAAAAAATGGGTATGTTGCCATTTGTTATTTATCGAATTGTACTAGCAATATTTTTATTTGTGATGTTTGCGGATGTCTAA
- a CDS encoding sulfurtransferase TusA (TusA; transfers sulfur to TusBCD complex; involved in thiouridation of U34 position of some tRNAs) → MKMNESDDSLDVCGMCCPMPLISLSKSAGSLEAGKTLRIIGDDPIFEQGVRDFCELNQHEILSVKPQVGRMIEIIIKISESEE, encoded by the coding sequence ATGAAAATGAATGAATCTGATGATAGTCTTGATGTTTGCGGTATGTGCTGCCCAATGCCCTTGATATCATTATCTAAATCTGCTGGTTCTCTTGAGGCTGGTAAAACATTAAGAATTATAGGTGATGACCCAATATTTGAGCAAGGTGTCAGAGATTTTTGTGAGTTAAATCAGCACGAAATACTCAGTGTTAAACCACAGGTTGGTCGAATGATTGAAATTATCATCAAAATATCCGAGTCAGAAGAATGA
- a CDS encoding DNA-binding response regulator: MNIKNDISVLLVDDHEVVRAGYSRLLEATNGISVIAEADDGGSAYTEYFNHKPDVLVMDLSMPGIGGLEASRRILIKDKAAKILVFSVYENEVFLTRALDLGVLGYISKRSASQVMIEAIRQVAKGEIYVGHELMPYLVKARSLVDGDPLTKLTPREFEIFLLLADSKSVSNIADLLNLSPKTVGHHTTSIKNKLDISDIAGLTRLAIRLELMSP, encoded by the coding sequence ATGAATATAAAGAATGACATTAGCGTACTACTGGTGGATGATCATGAAGTTGTGCGTGCAGGCTATAGTCGATTACTAGAAGCAACCAATGGAATTTCAGTCATAGCTGAAGCTGATGATGGTGGTTCAGCATACACCGAATACTTTAACCACAAACCAGATGTTCTAGTAATGGATTTATCCATGCCGGGCATAGGTGGTCTTGAAGCCAGTCGACGAATCTTAATAAAAGACAAAGCAGCAAAAATACTCGTCTTTAGTGTTTATGAAAATGAGGTTTTTCTTACCCGGGCACTAGATCTGGGAGTACTAGGATACATTTCTAAACGTAGCGCATCTCAGGTTATGATTGAAGCCATACGCCAGGTAGCAAAGGGAGAAATATATGTTGGCCATGAATTAATGCCTTATCTGGTTAAAGCTCGAAGTTTAGTTGATGGTGATCCACTAACCAAACTGACACCTAGAGAATTTGAAATTTTTCTACTTTTAGCTGACAGTAAAAGTGTAAGCAACATTGCCGACTTATTAAATTTAAGCCCAAAAACAGTTGGTCATCATACGACCAGCATTAAAAACAAATTAGACATCTCCGACATCGCCGGTTTAACTCGGTTAGCGATACGACTGGAATTAATGTCACCTTAG